From a region of the Sinorhizobium sp. B11 genome:
- the sppA gene encoding signal peptide peptidase SppA, with the protein MDSSIIADRRLLRRRLGFWRLAAVVLLVALGFALYNFAFSESSTARPHIAHVTISGLITDDDELLERLKKIKDNDQVKAVVVSISSPGGTTYGGEKIFKAIRAIAEKKPVVSDVRTLAASAGYMIATAGDTIIAGESSITGSIGVIFQYPQIQPLLDKLGVSLQEIKSSPLKAEPSPFHDTSEEAKAMIRNMVLDSYDWFVNLVADRRKLPHDEVLKLADGTIYTGRQALKVKLIDAVGGEAEIKAYLTSRNVSDKLPVVDWDKKSNTPFLLAGAVSRLITIFGYGDLVKGQDMNSILPPKLLLDGLLSVWQVGQD; encoded by the coding sequence ATGGACAGCTCGATCATCGCAGACCGCCGGCTGCTCCGCCGCAGGCTTGGTTTCTGGCGCCTTGCTGCGGTCGTGCTGCTCGTTGCGCTGGGCTTCGCGCTTTATAATTTTGCCTTCAGCGAAAGCAGCACGGCGCGGCCGCATATCGCCCATGTGACGATCTCCGGCCTCATCACCGATGATGACGAACTGCTCGAGCGACTGAAAAAGATCAAGGACAACGATCAAGTCAAGGCAGTCGTGGTCTCGATCTCCTCGCCCGGCGGCACGACCTATGGCGGCGAAAAGATCTTCAAGGCGATCCGGGCGATTGCGGAGAAGAAGCCCGTCGTCTCCGACGTCAGGACGCTCGCAGCTTCCGCCGGCTACATGATTGCAACGGCCGGCGATACGATCATCGCCGGCGAAAGCTCGATCACCGGCTCGATCGGTGTCATCTTCCAGTACCCGCAGATCCAGCCACTGCTCGACAAGCTCGGCGTCTCGCTGCAGGAGATCAAATCTTCGCCGCTCAAGGCCGAGCCGTCGCCGTTCCACGACACGAGTGAAGAAGCCAAGGCCATGATCCGCAACATGGTTCTCGACAGCTACGACTGGTTCGTCAACCTTGTTGCCGACAGGCGCAAATTGCCGCATGACGAGGTGCTCAAACTGGCCGACGGCACGATCTATACGGGCCGCCAGGCGCTCAAGGTGAAGCTCATCGACGCCGTCGGTGGAGAAGCGGAAATCAAGGCCTATCTGACCTCCCGAAACGTTAGCGACAAGCTCCCGGTCGTCGACTGGGACAAGAAGAGCAACACGCCCTTTTTGCTCGCTGGAGCTGTTTCGCGATTGATTACGATCTTTGGTTATGGTGATCTGGTCAAAGGTCAGGATATGAACAGCATCCTACCCCCAAAGTTGCTCCTTGACGGGCTGCTTTCAGTTTGGCAGGTTGGCCAGGATTGA